The genomic region ATGTTAATATATATTTGTAACACGAACAAACGAGTATCAAGTAAGTTGAGAAAGGAGAAAAAATTGCATAATAATTTAAAGCCAATCCGTGATAAATTGGGTCTTACCCAAAATCAGGTATCAGATATAGCGGAGATAACTTTGAGAAGCTACCAAAACTATGAATACAGTAAACGGATACCTAAAGTAAACATCGCATTAGATATAGCAAAAGCTCTTAACACAACGGTGGAA from Candidatus Arthromitus sp. SFB-mouse-Japan harbors:
- a CDS encoding helix-turn-helix transcriptional regulator, producing the protein MHNNLKPIRDKLGLTQNQVSDIAEITLRSYQNYEYSKRIPKVNIALDIAKALNTTVEELFSNDKLQ